Proteins encoded together in one Lachnospiraceae bacterium JLR.KK008 window:
- a CDS encoding type I phosphomannose isomerase catalytic subunit yields the protein MRIDFNESKIRAREKAANRQEKKVGILKLRPSCKDYIWGGRRLVEEYGKQYEGEILAETWELSCHPDGPSVIAEGVHAGKTLQQFIEEQGKEVLGTHCRRFRDFPILIKLIDARDNLSIQVHPDNRYALKNEGQYGKTEMWYVMDAGEDAFLYYGFQREISREEFALRIREDTLLEVLHAVPVQKGDVLFIESGTIHAIGRDILIAEIQQNSNVTYRVYDYGRNGEKRDLHIEKALAVTNRVPIIKDKSSYPHVADCDYFTVDKLNLDGIMMKKMEGSVTERSFVSILVLDGEGAISCQGETLPYRKGDSFFLAAGSGAYNVEGSCDALVTTIREKAGPVRIGVHIGTADTRIGLVDVHQKVIASRVIATKAGRGAKIVAAETAAVISELLEQEGISMDQCTGIGIGVPGTVDCKNGIVRYSNNIRWENADLAGAFGRLFPLPIRVANDADTAALGEAAAGAGRDYRDMVMLTLGAGVGSGVILDGRIYEGGRFGGIELGHMVIAENGKPCTCGRRGCLEAYVSASALSRETERALGKAMTLQELFEMAAGGDTGAQAVADDYMRKLGTGIANIVNVFRPQLVLLGGEVGQCGEWLLESLRHIVQRDCFGGMYGEIPEVEAAALGEEAGVIGAASLL from the coding sequence ATGAGAATCGATTTTAATGAAAGTAAGATCAGGGCAAGGGAAAAGGCAGCAAACAGACAGGAGAAAAAGGTGGGCATTTTAAAACTAAGGCCGAGCTGTAAAGATTATATCTGGGGCGGACGCAGGCTTGTGGAAGAATATGGCAAACAATATGAAGGGGAGATTCTCGCGGAAACATGGGAGCTGTCCTGCCATCCCGACGGGCCGTCTGTCATCGCGGAAGGTGTACATGCGGGAAAGACGCTGCAGCAGTTTATCGAGGAGCAGGGCAAGGAAGTACTCGGCACTCATTGCAGGAGGTTTCGGGATTTTCCGATTCTGATCAAACTGATTGATGCCAGGGACAATCTGTCGATCCAGGTTCACCCGGATAACCGGTATGCTCTGAAAAACGAGGGACAGTATGGTAAGACAGAAATGTGGTATGTCATGGATGCCGGCGAGGATGCCTTTCTGTATTATGGGTTTCAGAGGGAGATCAGCAGGGAAGAATTTGCGCTCAGAATACGGGAAGATACGCTGCTGGAAGTGCTTCATGCAGTGCCGGTACAAAAGGGAGATGTCCTGTTCATCGAATCGGGGACGATCCATGCGATCGGCAGGGACATACTGATCGCAGAGATTCAGCAAAATTCAAATGTGACTTACCGGGTCTATGATTATGGCAGGAACGGCGAAAAAAGAGACCTGCATATTGAGAAAGCGCTTGCCGTCACTAACAGGGTACCGATCATCAAGGATAAGAGCAGTTATCCGCACGTGGCGGACTGTGATTATTTTACGGTTGATAAGCTGAATCTGGATGGTATTATGATGAAGAAGATGGAAGGCAGCGTGACAGAGCGGTCTTTTGTGAGTATTCTTGTGTTGGACGGCGAAGGGGCGATCTCCTGTCAGGGTGAGACTCTGCCTTACCGGAAAGGTGACAGCTTTTTCCTGGCGGCGGGAAGCGGCGCCTATAATGTGGAAGGGAGCTGTGACGCTCTGGTCACGACGATCCGTGAAAAGGCCGGACCGGTCCGCATTGGGGTTCACATTGGAACCGCTGATACGAGGATTGGTCTGGTGGATGTGCATCAGAAGGTGATCGCGTCCAGGGTGATCGCCACAAAAGCCGGACGGGGAGCGAAGATTGTGGCCGCAGAGACAGCCGCAGTCATCTCAGAGCTGCTGGAACAGGAGGGGATTTCTATGGACCAGTGTACAGGGATTGGAATCGGTGTTCCCGGAACGGTGGACTGTAAGAATGGCATCGTTCGGTATTCCAATAATATCCGCTGGGAGAACGCAGATCTGGCCGGGGCGTTTGGCAGGCTGTTTCCACTTCCGATACGGGTCGCCAACGATGCGGATACGGCTGCGCTTGGTGAAGCGGCAGCAGGCGCGGGCAGAGACTATCGGGATATGGTTATGCTCACGCTGGGAGCGGGTGTGGGCAGCGGAGTCATTCTGGACGGGAGAATCTATGAGGGCGGCAGATTTGGCGGTATTGAGCTGGGACATATGGTCATCGCAGAGAACGGAAAACCGTGTACCTGCGGCAGAAGGGGCTGTCTGGAAGCCTATGTGTCGGCATCGGCTTTGTCGAGGGAGACGGAAAGAGCGCTGGGAAAGGCGATGACATTGCAGGAATTGTTCGAGATGGCAGCAGGCGGCGATACCGGGGCGCAGGCTGTGGCAGATGATTATATGCGGAAGCTGGGAACCGGCATTGCAAACATCGTAAATGTCTTCCGTCCACAGCTTGTACTTTTGGGCGGTGAGGTCGGACAATGTGGAGAGTGGCTGCTGGAATCTTTGCGGCACATTGTGCAGAGAGATTGTTTTGGAGGAATGTATGGAGAGATTCCGGAGGTGGAAGCGGCGGCTCTGGGCGAGGAGGCAGGGGTGATCGGCGCGGCCAGTCTGCTGTGA
- a CDS encoding metalloregulator ArsR/SmtB family transcription factor: MINIREKGGDALREKDIRIEQCECTHTHAQLKEQVMRQMPEEEKLSELASFFKVFGDVTRIRILHALLCSEMCVCDMAQILDMTQSAISHQLRLLKQMALVKNRREGKTVFYSLSDGHIATILSQGTEHIEE, encoded by the coding sequence ATGATAAATATCAGAGAAAAGGGAGGAGATGCCTTGCGGGAAAAAGACATAAGGATAGAACAGTGCGAATGCACCCATACGCACGCACAGCTCAAAGAGCAGGTGATGAGACAAATGCCGGAGGAAGAGAAGCTGAGTGAACTGGCGTCGTTTTTCAAAGTATTTGGCGATGTGACAAGGATTCGTATCTTACATGCGCTTCTCTGTTCGGAGATGTGTGTCTGCGATATGGCACAGATTTTGGATATGACGCAGTCAGCGATCTCTCATCAGCTCCGGCTGCTGAAACAGATGGCGCTGGTTAAGAACCGGCGGGAGGGCAAAACAGTATTTTATTCTCTTTCGGACGGACATATCGCCACGATACTCAGTCAGGGAACCGAGCATATCGAGGAGTGA
- a CDS encoding ATP-binding protein has protein sequence MKERRNIKKVDAGVSLLISIILVFCILGAVVFSVVRKISVEMSASATQNLSESLDLIKCTLEAILNKEAEYQKIMAQEIAAAGDPEELVHSLRRSETMAKVSLIMAGESEGISSTGERFSAAELDFSAEGMVNGLAVSQSYLNYMGTWAYTMKCPVEQGNKEIGTLYIEYTYDSFDRTLPEGFYNKQAMLYIMDAETERLVLKPKGMGERSAGHLNLQDFYRANDILDEKLRKEVSACVESGKNILFYHDIRGKDSLNYMWAVNGGTIYLIGYVPVEAIQQEGRTVNQNIFIVVFVMLTAFFLCCLLYYFNQRQRIKIRKEREAERDLHHKRLAEALQAAQAASNSKTMFLSNMSHDIRTPMNAVLGFTTLLAKDAEDPEKVREYTKKIAASGQHLLSLINDILDVSKIESGKVVLNVAEFTLEDLVSSVDAIIRPMARDREQAFHIEVRGIRFQHLLGDETRINQILINLLSNAVKYTPKGGNIWLRMSELKQRSSQYARIRIEVEDDGYGMTPEYLETIFEAFTRAENSTTNKVQGTGLGMAITKNIVELMGGTIDVSSELNKGSLFRVELEFRIPQERAENRKKDDPEQEESANLEGMRFLAAEDNEINAEILTELLAMEGAECEIAENGCLAVERFRCSLKGEFDAILMDVQMPVKNGYDATREIRALARDDAREIPIIAMTANAFAEDEKAALDAGMNAHLAKPIEVELLKKVIGQYTRRGE, from the coding sequence GTGAAGGAGAGGCGGAATATTAAAAAGGTAGATGCGGGTGTTTCGCTTTTGATTTCCATAATATTGGTGTTTTGCATTTTAGGAGCGGTAGTGTTTTCCGTAGTGCGGAAAATATCTGTCGAAATGTCCGCATCGGCGACGCAGAATCTGAGCGAAAGTCTGGATTTGATTAAGTGCACGTTGGAGGCAATCTTAAATAAAGAAGCAGAATACCAGAAGATCATGGCGCAGGAGATCGCGGCGGCGGGGGATCCGGAGGAACTGGTCCATTCCCTTCGGAGAAGCGAGACGATGGCGAAAGTGTCTCTCATAATGGCGGGAGAGAGTGAGGGAATCTCGAGTACAGGGGAAAGGTTTTCCGCTGCCGAATTGGATTTTTCTGCGGAGGGTATGGTAAATGGGCTGGCAGTTTCCCAATCTTATCTGAACTATATGGGAACATGGGCTTACACGATGAAATGCCCTGTCGAACAGGGGAATAAGGAGATTGGAACACTCTATATTGAATACACGTATGATTCTTTTGACAGAACACTGCCTGAGGGGTTCTACAACAAACAGGCAATGCTTTATATCATGGATGCAGAGACAGAGCGACTTGTGCTGAAGCCGAAAGGAATGGGAGAGCGAAGCGCCGGACATTTGAACCTGCAGGATTTTTACCGGGCGAATGATATTCTGGATGAAAAACTGCGGAAGGAAGTTTCTGCGTGTGTGGAGAGCGGAAAAAATATTTTGTTTTATCATGACATCAGAGGAAAAGATTCTCTGAACTATATGTGGGCAGTGAACGGAGGAACGATCTATCTGATCGGCTATGTGCCCGTCGAAGCGATCCAGCAGGAAGGAAGGACTGTCAATCAGAACATTTTCATTGTTGTCTTTGTGATGCTGACCGCATTTTTTCTCTGTTGTCTGTTGTATTATTTTAATCAGAGGCAGCGGATCAAGATCAGAAAAGAGCGGGAAGCCGAAAGAGATCTTCATCATAAGCGGTTGGCGGAGGCTTTGCAGGCGGCGCAGGCGGCAAGCAATTCGAAAACGATGTTTCTTTCTAATATGTCGCATGACATTCGCACACCGATGAATGCAGTCCTTGGGTTTACGACACTGCTTGCCAAAGATGCCGAGGACCCGGAGAAAGTGCGCGAATATACGAAAAAGATCGCCGCATCCGGACAGCATCTGCTCAGTCTGATCAATGACATTCTTGATGTCTCCAAGATCGAGAGTGGGAAGGTCGTGCTTAATGTAGCGGAATTTACACTGGAGGATCTTGTCTCCTCCGTGGACGCAATCATCCGTCCGATGGCGAGAGACAGGGAGCAGGCCTTTCACATTGAGGTGAGAGGGATCCGTTTTCAACATCTGCTCGGTGATGAGACGAGAATCAATCAGATTTTGATCAATCTTCTGTCCAATGCTGTAAAATATACGCCCAAAGGCGGTAATATCTGGCTGCGCATGAGCGAATTAAAACAGCGCTCCAGCCAGTATGCGCGTATCCGGATTGAGGTAGAGGATGACGGATATGGGATGACGCCGGAGTATCTGGAGACGATATTTGAAGCCTTTACAAGGGCGGAGAACAGTACGACCAATAAAGTACAGGGAACAGGTCTCGGTATGGCGATTACGAAGAATATCGTTGAGCTGATGGGCGGGACGATTGATGTCTCCAGTGAGTTGAACAAGGGCAGTCTTTTCCGGGTTGAGCTGGAGTTTCGGATACCACAGGAACGTGCGGAGAACAGGAAAAAGGACGATCCGGAGCAGGAAGAAAGCGCCAATCTGGAAGGGATGCGTTTTCTTGCCGCGGAGGATAATGAGATCAATGCGGAGATTCTCACGGAGCTTCTGGCAATGGAAGGCGCCGAATGTGAGATTGCCGAGAACGGATGTCTGGCAGTAGAGCGGTTCCGGTGTTCGCTGAAGGGGGAATTTGACGCAATCTTAATGGATGTCCAGATGCCGGTCAAGAATGGTTATGACGCGACGAGAGAGATCCGGGCGCTGGCCCGTGATGACGCCCGTGAGATACCGATTATAGCGATGACGGCGAACGCTTTTGCGGAAGATGAAAAGGCGGCGCTGGATGCAGGAATGAACGCGCATCTGGCGAAGCCGATTGAAGTGGAATTGTTAAAGAAAGTTATCGGACAGTATACAAGGCGAGGGGAATAG
- a CDS encoding heavy metal translocating P-type ATPase — protein sequence MTKKLKKRLYRIFLGAALFAAALLVEGVWGERYPNAALIAFLAAFLVSGGDVVKKAAVNIVGGQVFDENFLMALATVGAFLVGEYPEGAAVMLFYQVGEWFQSYAVNQSRRSIRELMDIRPDYANVMRGGEILTVSPEEVAPGERITVKPGERVPLDGVIERGNTTLDTMALTGESLPREAGEGDAVISGCVNQSAVIEVLVTKGFGESTVSKVLELVENASSRKSESEHFISRFARWYTPAVVGLALLLAVIPPLLLSGDWETWIYRALSFLVVSCPCALVISIPLSFFGGLGGAGRAGVLVKGSNYLEALTRTEIVVMDKTGTLTKGNFVVKRIVPAEDTPERASELLELAAYAESGSNHPISRSLLQAYGKEIDRSRLSGLEEEAGFGVRASVDGRKVIAGNRRQMERNGISCGQAEETGTIVYVACEGMYTGYLVIGDEIKEDAKAAVSGLKASGVRDIVMLTGDRRATAEAVAGEVGIDHVYAELLPGDKVERMEALMREKSRDGKLVFVGDGMNDAPVLARSDIGIAMGGLGSDAAIEAADVVIMTDELSKIVRAMEISGRTLTIVKQNTVFAIGVKALILVLAACGVASMWAAVFGDVGVAVIAILNAMRALKA from the coding sequence ATGACAAAGAAATTAAAAAAGAGGCTGTACCGGATCTTTCTCGGCGCGGCGCTTTTTGCAGCGGCTCTTCTGGTCGAAGGGGTGTGGGGAGAGCGGTATCCCAATGCTGCCCTGATTGCCTTTCTGGCCGCATTTCTCGTGAGCGGCGGCGATGTGGTGAAAAAAGCGGCTGTAAACATTGTCGGTGGTCAGGTGTTTGACGAGAATTTTCTGATGGCGCTCGCCACCGTCGGCGCTTTTCTGGTCGGCGAGTATCCGGAAGGGGCGGCGGTCATGCTGTTCTATCAGGTGGGGGAGTGGTTCCAGAGCTACGCGGTCAATCAGTCAAGAAGATCGATCAGGGAGTTGATGGACATCAGGCCTGATTATGCCAATGTGATGCGGGGCGGAGAGATTCTGACAGTCTCACCGGAAGAGGTCGCGCCGGGAGAGCGGATCACAGTCAAACCGGGAGAGCGGGTTCCGCTTGACGGGGTGATCGAAAGAGGAAATACGACGCTGGATACGATGGCGCTGACGGGGGAGAGCCTTCCGCGGGAAGCCGGCGAAGGAGATGCGGTGATCAGCGGCTGTGTCAATCAGTCGGCAGTGATTGAGGTGCTGGTAACAAAAGGATTTGGGGAATCGACGGTATCGAAGGTGCTGGAACTTGTAGAAAACGCGAGCAGCCGCAAATCGGAGAGCGAGCATTTCATTTCCAGATTCGCGCGCTGGTATACGCCGGCTGTCGTCGGCCTTGCTCTGCTGCTGGCTGTCATCCCGCCGCTGCTTCTTAGCGGTGACTGGGAGACATGGATTTATCGCGCGCTGTCCTTTCTCGTTGTCTCCTGCCCGTGTGCGCTTGTGATTTCGATTCCGCTGAGCTTTTTCGGTGGGCTTGGCGGTGCGGGGAGAGCCGGCGTGCTGGTCAAGGGCAGTAATTACCTGGAGGCGCTCACACGGACGGAAATCGTTGTCATGGATAAGACGGGTACACTGACAAAAGGAAACTTTGTCGTAAAGAGGATCGTGCCGGCGGAAGATACGCCGGAGCGCGCATCTGAGCTTTTGGAGTTGGCGGCATATGCGGAGAGTGGTTCCAATCATCCGATCTCAAGATCACTGCTACAGGCATACGGGAAAGAAATCGACAGAAGCAGGCTCTCTGGCCTGGAGGAAGAGGCCGGCTTCGGGGTTCGCGCCTCTGTCGACGGCAGGAAGGTCATTGCGGGCAACCGGCGCCAGATGGAGCGAAACGGTATCTCCTGCGGTCAGGCGGAGGAAACGGGAACAATCGTCTATGTTGCCTGTGAAGGGATGTATACGGGGTATCTCGTGATCGGTGATGAGATCAAAGAGGACGCGAAGGCGGCGGTATCCGGGCTGAAGGCGTCCGGTGTCCGGGATATTGTCATGCTGACCGGGGACCGCAGGGCGACGGCGGAGGCGGTGGCCGGGGAAGTGGGCATCGATCATGTATATGCGGAGCTGCTTCCCGGCGATAAAGTGGAGCGGATGGAAGCGCTGATGCGTGAGAAGTCCAGGGACGGCAAACTTGTATTTGTCGGGGACGGTATGAATGACGCACCCGTGCTCGCCCGCTCGGACATCGGGATCGCCATGGGCGGTCTCGGCAGCGATGCGGCCATTGAGGCGGCCGATGTGGTGATCATGACAGATGAACTTTCCAAGATCGTACGGGCAATGGAGATTTCCGGGCGGACATTGACGATCGTGAAGCAGAACACGGTCTTTGCCATCGGTGTCAAAGCGCTGATTCTTGTGCTGGCGGCCTGCGGAGTGGCTTCAATGTGGGCAGCAGTGTTTGGCGACGTCGGTGTGGCAGTCATTGCGATCTTGAACGCCATGCGGGCATTGAAAGCGTGA
- a CDS encoding ketopantoate reductase family protein encodes MRRELRPETGWSDERKGEQRMKIETIDIVGLGALGVMYADFFTGKLGREKVRVLADRNRIERYEREGIVFNGRPCVLNYQDAAAQTRPCQLLLFAVKYGALEAAMEEVAHLVNEDTILISVLNGIRSEEDLGRKFGRENVVHCIAQKMDALREGNKVICMNQGELALGVMEGGREETLHAVTSFFDETGFAYCCPENIRQAMWSKLLCNVGVNQTVSLCAGTFRTVQTEGEPREMMKAAMREVVAVANAEGVALSDADIVRWLVVIDGLNPDGEPSMRQDSKAGRKTEVDLFAGTICQLGRKHGLATPVNDMFLEKIK; translated from the coding sequence ATGAGAAGGGAACTGAGGCCAGAGACGGGGTGGAGCGATGAGCGGAAAGGAGAACAGAGGATGAAGATCGAGACGATAGACATTGTGGGGCTGGGTGCCCTGGGGGTTATGTATGCGGATTTTTTTACAGGAAAGCTCGGCAGGGAAAAGGTGCGTGTGCTGGCAGACCGAAACAGGATCGAGCGGTACGAGAGAGAGGGGATCGTCTTTAACGGCCGGCCGTGTGTTTTAAATTATCAGGACGCTGCGGCGCAGACCCGCCCCTGCCAGCTGCTCTTATTTGCAGTGAAATACGGCGCGCTGGAAGCGGCAATGGAGGAAGTGGCGCATCTGGTGAACGAAGATACAATCCTTATCTCCGTGTTAAACGGGATTCGCAGTGAGGAAGACCTGGGACGGAAATTTGGCAGAGAGAATGTCGTGCACTGCATCGCACAGAAGATGGATGCGCTGCGGGAGGGGAACAAAGTGATCTGTATGAATCAGGGAGAACTGGCGCTCGGTGTCATGGAAGGAGGCAGGGAGGAAACTCTTCATGCCGTGACCTCTTTTTTTGATGAGACAGGTTTTGCCTACTGCTGTCCGGAGAATATTCGTCAGGCGATGTGGAGCAAGCTGCTTTGCAATGTCGGCGTGAACCAGACGGTTTCGCTCTGTGCGGGCACGTTCCGCACGGTACAGACCGAAGGAGAACCGAGAGAGATGATGAAGGCGGCAATGAGGGAAGTCGTGGCCGTGGCCAATGCCGAGGGCGTCGCACTGTCTGATGCGGATATTGTACGGTGGCTGGTTGTGATCGACGGCCTCAATCCGGATGGAGAGCCTTCCATGCGTCAGGACAGCAAGGCGGGCAGGAAGACGGAAGTGGACCTCTTTGCCGGCACGATCTGTCAGCTTGGCAGAAAGCATGGCCTTGCCACACCTGTCAACGATATGTTTCTGGAAAAGATAAAATAA
- a CDS encoding cob(I)yrinic acid a,c-diamide adenosyltransferase produces MIQLYCGDGKGKTTAAVGAAVRAAGRGRNVIFAQFLKGQETGELRVLSEIAHVRILRFARPYPFYAQMTEGQKRELTDFYGWMLEEIDSALRFGSADFVVLDEITHACRLRMADERKLEQILALGKEAPEVEIILTGRRPSARMTAESDYISEIRSVRHPYEKGTEARDGVER; encoded by the coding sequence ATGATACAACTGTACTGTGGAGACGGAAAAGGGAAGACGACAGCGGCGGTAGGGGCGGCGGTGCGGGCGGCCGGCCGGGGCAGGAATGTCATATTTGCCCAGTTTCTGAAAGGACAGGAGACAGGAGAGCTGCGGGTCCTCTCAGAAATAGCGCATGTCCGTATTCTCCGGTTTGCGCGTCCGTACCCCTTTTATGCGCAGATGACGGAAGGGCAGAAGCGGGAACTTACAGACTTTTACGGATGGATGCTGGAGGAGATCGACAGCGCGCTGCGCTTTGGAAGCGCTGATTTTGTTGTCCTCGACGAGATCACACATGCGTGCAGGTTACGGATGGCAGATGAGAGAAAGCTGGAACAGATACTTGCTCTCGGGAAAGAGGCACCGGAAGTGGAAATTATTTTGACGGGGAGAAGGCCATCTGCCAGAATGACGGCAGAGAGCGATTATATTTCGGAGATCAGAAGCGTCCGCCATCCGTATGAGAAGGGAACTGAGGCCAGAGACGGGGTGGAGCGATGA
- a CDS encoding extracellular solute-binding protein: MKAAGKMAAVCLTGIAMLALAACGAERDDTNVIISGESNDKVVNLFSPMEKTDPDVENVARTASDLTVIMAEEKLGVNVAYRTYTAEDYQDKTYDEVALDRVRSNMDDIYLLNADVILKLGEEGELADLSGLSCTQNLKDIVKMGNVVDGKLVAIPQEVVAYGLFVNKDMFDQYDLALPETPEEFLECCRVFQENGIETPVGANRWWLETFVFAQAYADLYNGGNTQEEIAALNSGERKYSEYMRPGFEFLKELMDCGYIDAEKAYVSEAIEGEGPDFLAQKTPIVMAYWGAANTETSYGNPDFNMLVIGFPSSRGQMPVISMTGFAVGVNAGHREDAMRTLDVMLSDEALKVYAETNRVISPSKNVEVDCIPALKPLDDKIRDNVCVLGSNAGMKVEQWGNTCLIVRELLNGATVEECMAQFDKLQEESLRK; the protein is encoded by the coding sequence ATGAAGGCTGCGGGAAAGATGGCTGCAGTCTGCCTGACAGGGATAGCAATGTTGGCGCTGGCTGCCTGCGGCGCAGAGCGTGATGATACCAATGTGATTATATCCGGCGAGAGTAATGACAAAGTGGTCAATCTGTTCAGCCCCATGGAGAAGACGGATCCTGATGTGGAAAATGTAGCGCGGACTGCGTCAGACCTGACGGTAATCATGGCAGAAGAGAAGCTCGGTGTAAATGTGGCATACAGGACTTATACGGCTGAGGACTATCAGGATAAGACTTATGACGAAGTCGCACTTGACCGTGTGCGAAGCAATATGGATGATATTTATCTGCTGAATGCAGATGTGATCCTGAAACTGGGCGAGGAAGGAGAACTGGCAGACTTGTCAGGACTCTCCTGTACCCAAAACCTGAAAGATATAGTGAAAATGGGAAATGTCGTGGACGGGAAGCTGGTGGCGATACCCCAGGAAGTGGTGGCATACGGATTGTTTGTCAATAAAGATATGTTTGACCAATACGATCTTGCCCTGCCGGAGACACCGGAAGAGTTTCTGGAGTGCTGCCGGGTATTTCAGGAGAATGGGATCGAGACACCGGTTGGCGCCAACCGGTGGTGGCTGGAAACGTTTGTTTTCGCGCAGGCATATGCGGACTTGTACAACGGCGGAAATACGCAGGAGGAGATCGCAGCGTTAAACAGCGGAGAACGTAAATACAGTGAGTATATGAGGCCGGGTTTTGAATTCCTGAAGGAGTTAATGGACTGTGGCTACATCGATGCGGAAAAAGCATATGTGAGCGAGGCGATTGAAGGAGAAGGGCCGGATTTTCTGGCGCAGAAGACACCGATCGTCATGGCGTACTGGGGTGCGGCGAACACAGAGACGTCATACGGGAATCCGGATTTTAACATGCTTGTGATCGGTTTTCCGAGCAGTCGCGGACAGATGCCGGTTATTTCGATGACTGGTTTTGCGGTCGGCGTCAATGCCGGACATCGGGAAGATGCAATGCGTACGCTGGATGTCATGCTCTCTGATGAAGCGCTCAAAGTCTATGCGGAGACGAACCGGGTGATCTCTCCTTCCAAAAATGTGGAAGTGGATTGTATTCCCGCATTGAAACCGCTGGATGACAAGATACGGGATAATGTCTGCGTCCTTGGCTCTAATGCAGGCATGAAAGTAGAGCAATGGGGAAATACCTGTCTGATCGTAAGAGAACTGTTAAACGGCGCTACGGTGGAGGAGTGCATGGCGCAGTTCGACAAACTTCAGGAAGAATCCTTGCGGAAATAA
- a CDS encoding undecaprenyl diphosphate synthase family protein has protein sequence MMSRQKPQHIGIIPDGNRRWAKGHGMEKQDGYAFGLEPGLALLRQARASGIKEITYYGFTVDNCKRPAKQFRAFQRACVEAVGLIAQEGADLLVIGDSSSPCFPGELLPYTERTQVQGGGIRVNFLVNYGWQWDLSHMKTDGQPFSRDISRIDLIIRWGGMRRLSGFLPIQSVYADFYVEEKLWPDFAEEDLTRALSWYAQQDVTLGG, from the coding sequence ATGATGAGCAGACAAAAACCGCAGCATATCGGTATCATTCCCGACGGCAACCGCCGCTGGGCCAAAGGACATGGGATGGAAAAGCAGGATGGCTATGCCTTTGGCCTGGAACCGGGTCTCGCGCTTTTGCGTCAGGCCAGGGCAAGCGGGATTAAAGAGATCACATACTATGGGTTCACTGTGGACAACTGTAAACGCCCGGCAAAACAGTTTCGGGCGTTTCAGCGCGCGTGTGTGGAGGCAGTCGGCCTGATTGCGCAGGAGGGCGCCGATCTGCTTGTGATCGGCGACAGTTCTTCCCCGTGTTTCCCCGGGGAACTGTTGCCCTATACCGAGCGGACACAGGTGCAGGGCGGCGGTATCCGCGTGAACTTTCTCGTCAACTATGGCTGGCAGTGGGATCTGTCCCATATGAAAACGGATGGTCAGCCCTTTTCCCGGGATATTTCCCGGATTGATCTGATCATCCGCTGGGGTGGTATGAGGCGACTGTCCGGATTTCTGCCGATCCAGTCTGTGTACGCAGATTTTTATGTGGAGGAAAAACTGTGGCCGGACTTCGCGGAGGAAGATCTTACACGCGCTCTTTCCTGGTATGCGCAGCAGGATGTGACGCTGGGCGGTTAG
- a CDS encoding cation transporter: MIRTYILEDLDCAHCAGKIEDEVAKLDGVTKSTVTLLTQKLVVEADETKARTLTKEIKKIVKKYEPDVTVIEK, translated from the coding sequence ATGATCAGAACTTATATACTGGAAGATTTGGACTGTGCACACTGCGCGGGCAAGATTGAAGACGAGGTGGCAAAACTGGATGGAGTGACAAAGAGCACAGTGACACTGCTGACACAAAAGTTGGTGGTTGAGGCAGATGAGACAAAGGCACGGACATTGACCAAAGAGATCAAAAAAATTGTCAAAAAATATGAACCGGATGTTACGGTGATTGAAAAATAA